CTCATCCTCTCCCCCACCCCCGCCTCGCCCCAAGGCCGGACCCGGCCCGTCACATGCCGTTCACGCGGCGACGGGGTGTGACCGGGGGCCCTCGAAAGCCTGGTAATGTTTCCTCTGTCGCCGCGAGGGAAACCCCGCGCGACAAACACCTTGTCCGGGTGGCGGAATGGCAGACGCGCTAGCTTGAGGTGCTAGTGCCCTTTATCGGGCGTGGGGGTTCAAGTCCCCCCTCGGACACACAGAGGAGTGAGGGCCGCGACCATCAGGTCGCGGCCCTCACTCGTTGTCTGCATCGGGGCCCCCAACTCGTCGTGTTCGCCGCGTTACGCACAGATGTGGGACAGATCTCGTCAGGATGACATACCCCCATGTCAGAGCACCGTCACCACACCGGAATCAGCGGTTCCGGTGCCCTCGTACGGCCTCCTCGCATGGCTGATGACCAGGTGCGGGACTAGCGTCGTACTAAAATTCAAGGCTTGTTTGGAGCTGGACCGGAATATCCCCAGGCATACCTGCGGGCCCACCGGCTCCCCGGACGCTCCGGGAACGACACGTGAGGACCCGATGGCAGCCCTCGAGCAAGGCCCCGCACTCGCGCTGTTCGACGAGGAGGTGCGCGCGGAGTTCGGCGACCCGGCGCGCTTCTCCGCCTCCGTCGCCGCCTCGCCGCGCACGCTGGTCGACATCCTCGACGCCACGGTCCGGGCCCACCCCGACGAGCCCGCCCTCGACGACGGCCACCGGGTCCTCACCTACCGCGCCCTGGCCGTCGAGGTCGAGGCCCTGCGGCGGCGGCTGAGCGACGTCGGGGTGGGCCTCGGCGACCGGGTCGGCGTCCGCGTCCCCTCCGGCACCAACGAGCTGTACCTAGCCATCCTCGCCGTACTGGCCGCAGGCGCGGCCTATGTGCCGGTGGACGCCGAGGACCCCGACGAGCGGGCCGAGCTGGTCTTCGGCGAGGCGGAGGTGCGGGCCGTCATCGGGGCCGGGCACCGGCTGACCGTCAACGGCACCTCCGAGGTGCCCGCCGCGCGGCCCGGTGCGGAGCACGACGCCTGGATCATCTTCACCTCCGGGTCCACGGGCAAGCCCAAGGGCGTGGCCGTCAGTCACCGCAGCGCCGCCGCGTTCGTCGACGCCGAGGCGGAGCTGTTCCTCACCGAGGACCCGATCGGGCCCGGCGACCGGGTCATGGCGGGCCTGTCCGTCGCCTTCGACGCCTCTTGCGAGGAGATGTGGCTGGCCTGGCGCTACGGCGCCTGCCTGGTGCCCGTGCCGCGCTCCCAGGTGCGCAGCGGCGCCGACCTGGGGCCCTGGCTCGTCGATCAGGAGATCAGCGTCGTCTCGACCGTGCCGACGCTCGCCGCGCTCTGGGAGCCCGAGGCCCTGGCCGACGTACGGCTGCTCATCTTCGGCGGTGAGGCCTGCCCGCCCGAGCTGGTCCAGCGGCTGGTGACCGAGGGCCGCGAGGTGTGGAACACCTACGGGCCCACCGAGGCGACCGTCGTCGCCTGTGCCTCCCTCATGACCGGCGAGGAGCCGATCCGGATCGGGCTGCCGCTGAACGGCTGGGAGCTGGCCGTGGTCGACGAGGCCGGCGAGCCCGTGGCCATGGGCGGCAGCGGCCAGCTGGTGATCGGCGGGGTCGGTCTCGCCCGGTATCTCGACGCCGAGAAGGACGCGGAGAAGTACGCGCCGCTCAAGTCGCTCGGCTGGGAGCGGGCGTACCGCAGTGGTGATCTCGTCAAGGCCGAGCCGGAGGGGCTGATTTTCCTCGGGCGGGCCGACGAGCAGATCAAGCTGGGCGGGCGCCGCATCGAACTCGGCGAGGTCGACACGGCGCTCCAGGCGCTCCCCGGGGTGGCGGGCGCCGCCGCCGCCGTCCGGACCGCTCGCAGCGGCAACCAGCTGCTCGTCGGCTATGTCGTCACCCAGGACGGCTGGGACCACGCCGCCGCCGTCCAGAAGCTGCGCGCCGAACTGCCCGCGGCCCTCGTTCCGCTGCTCGCCCAGGTCGCGGACCTGCCGACCCGTACCTCGGGCAAGGTGGACCGCAACGCGCTTCCCTGGCCCCTGGAGGGCCTGGAGACCGGCGGTGCGAAGGAACAGCTCTACGGCACCGAGGCCTGGCTCGCCGAGCAGTGGAGCGAGGTCCTCGGCATCCCGGTCGGCAGCGGGTCCGACGACTTCTTCGCGATCGGCGGTGGCAGCCTCGCCGCCGCCCAGCTCACCACCCGGCTGCGCACCCGCTACCCCAGCGCCGCCGTGCTCGACATCTACCAGCAGCCCGTCCTGCGCAAGCTGGCCCGGCACCTGGAGAAGTCCGCGCAAGGCGACGGCGGCGATCGGGTGATCGCCCCGGTGCCGCTGCGCGCCAAGGTGGCCCAACTGTTCCTGCTGATACCCCTGTTCACGCTGATGGGGCTGCGCTGGACCGTGGCGCTGGCCGCGCTCGGGAACGTACTGCACTGGTTCGGTCCCTACCCCTGGGCGCCGAGCGCCCCGTGGTGGCTCGTCGGCGCCGGGGCGCTCGTGCTCTACAGCCCGCCGGGGCGGCTCGCGATCGCGGCGGGCGGGGCACGGCTGCTGCTGCGCCGGGTGAAGCCCGGGCGCTACCCGCGCGGCGGAAACGTGCATCTGCGGCTGTGGACCGCCGAGCGGCTGGCCGAGTTCAGCGGCGCGGCCTCGCTGACCGGGTCCTGGCTGGAGCGGTACGCGCGTGCCCTGGGCGCCAAGGTCGGCGCGGACGTCGATCTGCACTCCCTGCCGCCGGTGACCGGCATGCTCAAGCTGGGCCGGGGTGCCGCCGTCGAGTCCGAGGTGGACCTGTCGGGGTACTGGCTGGACGGTGACCGGCTGGAGATCGGGCAGGTCAAGGTCGGCGCCGGTGCGGTGGTCGGGACGCGCAGCATCCTCTTCCCGGGCGCGCGCGTCGGCAAGCGGGCCGAGGTGGCGCCGGGCTCGGCGGTCGCCGGGCAGATCCCCACCGGGCAGCGCTGGGCCGGAGCGCCCGCCGGCAAGCTCGGCAAGGCGAAGCGTGCCTGGCCCAAGGAGCGTCCGCGCCGGGGTACGTACTGGCGGGTGATGTACGGCGCGACCGGATTCGCCCTGACCGCACTGCCTGTCCTCTCCGCCGTAGCCGCGCTCCTGGTGGCTCATCTGTTCGTGAGCGCGGACGCCGGGCTCGGTGCGGCCCTGCGCGGCGCGGCGCTCGCGCTGGTCCCGGCCACGCTCGCCTTCGGGCTCGCGTACGCGCTGCTGCTCCTGGTCGGCGTGCGGCTGCTCAGCCTGGGCCTGCGCGAGGGCACGTACCCGACGCACAGCCGGATCGGCTGGCAGGCCTGGACCGTCACGCAGTTGATGGACCGCTCGCGCGACACGCTGTTCCCGCTGTACGCCGGGCTGATCACGCCGGTGTGGCTGCGGCTGCTCGGTATGAAGATCGGCCGGGGTGCCGAGGTCTCCACCGTCCTCGCGCTGCCGAGTCTCACCACCGTGGGCGAGGGCGCCTTCCTCGCCGACGACACCCTGACCGCGCCGTACGAGCTGGGCGGCGGCTGGATGCGGATCGGGCGTGCCGAGATCGGCCGCCGGGCCTTCCTGGGCAACTCCGGGATGACCGCGCCGGGCCGCAGCGTGCCGGACGGCGGGCTGGTCGGGGTGCTGTCGGCGACCCCGAAGAAGGCGAAGAAGGGCAGCTCGTACCTGGGTCTGCCGCCGGTGAAGCTGCCGCGCTCGACGCAGGACGGCGATCAGAGCCGTACCTACGACCCGCCCGCGCGGCTGCTGTGGGCGCGGGCCCTCGTGGAGCTGTGCCGGATCGTGCCGGTGTTCTGCTCGGCGGCGCTGGCGGTGCTCACCGGCGCCGCGCTGAGCGCGCTGGGCGTCTGGGCGCCGCTGCTGGCCGGAATCGTGTTTTTGGGCGTCGGTGCGCTGGCCTGCCTGACGTCCATCGCGGCGAAGTGGCTGCTGGTGGGCCGGCACCGGGCGGGCGAGCACCCGCTGTGGAGCGGTTTCGTGTGGCGCAACGAGCTGGCCGACACCTTCGTCGAGGTCGTCGCCGTACCGTGGCTGGCCGGATCCGTGCCCGGTACGCCGCTGATGACGGCGTGGCTGCGCGGCCTCGGCGCCCATATCGGCAAGGGCACATGGATCGAGAGTTACTGGCTACCCGAGACGGACCTGGTGACCCTGGAGGACGCGACCACGGTCAATCGGGGCTGTGTCCTGCAGACCCACCTCTTCCACGACCGGATCTTGCGGACGGATACTGTTGTCCTCCGTGAGGGCGCCACCCTGGGCCCGGGCGGAATCGTCCTTCCCGGCAGCACAGTCGGGGCGCGCAGCACGCTGGGACCCGCGTCTCTCGTCATGGCGGCGGAATCCGTCCCCGACGACACCCGCTGGCTGGGCAACCCGATCGAGGCATGGCGTTCCTAGGCGCGGCCCGTGCGGCGTCCGGGGACGGTGCACCGGCACGTCGTACGAGCACAGCGCAGGGAGCAGACGCAAGCGTGAGCGTTCAGCAGACAGTGGGTTCGGACCCGTACTTCCCGGCCAACGGTGATCCCCGTTACCGGGTCCACCGGTATGAGCTCGCGCTGGACTACCGCCCCGGCCCCAACCGGCTGTCGGGCACCGCGCGGCTCAACGCCATAGCGGGCCGGGCTCCCCTCACCGAGTTCCAGCTGAACCTGGCCGACTTCCGGATCGGCCGGGTCCGGGTCGACGGCAAGGCACCGCACTACACGCACCGGGGCGGCCGGTTGCGCATCCGGCCGCCGAAGCCGATACGGGCCG
This portion of the Streptomyces mirabilis genome encodes:
- a CDS encoding Pls/PosA family non-ribosomal peptide synthetase; this encodes MAALEQGPALALFDEEVRAEFGDPARFSASVAASPRTLVDILDATVRAHPDEPALDDGHRVLTYRALAVEVEALRRRLSDVGVGLGDRVGVRVPSGTNELYLAILAVLAAGAAYVPVDAEDPDERAELVFGEAEVRAVIGAGHRLTVNGTSEVPAARPGAEHDAWIIFTSGSTGKPKGVAVSHRSAAAFVDAEAELFLTEDPIGPGDRVMAGLSVAFDASCEEMWLAWRYGACLVPVPRSQVRSGADLGPWLVDQEISVVSTVPTLAALWEPEALADVRLLIFGGEACPPELVQRLVTEGREVWNTYGPTEATVVACASLMTGEEPIRIGLPLNGWELAVVDEAGEPVAMGGSGQLVIGGVGLARYLDAEKDAEKYAPLKSLGWERAYRSGDLVKAEPEGLIFLGRADEQIKLGGRRIELGEVDTALQALPGVAGAAAAVRTARSGNQLLVGYVVTQDGWDHAAAVQKLRAELPAALVPLLAQVADLPTRTSGKVDRNALPWPLEGLETGGAKEQLYGTEAWLAEQWSEVLGIPVGSGSDDFFAIGGGSLAAAQLTTRLRTRYPSAAVLDIYQQPVLRKLARHLEKSAQGDGGDRVIAPVPLRAKVAQLFLLIPLFTLMGLRWTVALAALGNVLHWFGPYPWAPSAPWWLVGAGALVLYSPPGRLAIAAGGARLLLRRVKPGRYPRGGNVHLRLWTAERLAEFSGAASLTGSWLERYARALGAKVGADVDLHSLPPVTGMLKLGRGAAVESEVDLSGYWLDGDRLEIGQVKVGAGAVVGTRSILFPGARVGKRAEVAPGSAVAGQIPTGQRWAGAPAGKLGKAKRAWPKERPRRGTYWRVMYGATGFALTALPVLSAVAALLVAHLFVSADAGLGAALRGAALALVPATLAFGLAYALLLLVGVRLLSLGLREGTYPTHSRIGWQAWTVTQLMDRSRDTLFPLYAGLITPVWLRLLGMKIGRGAEVSTVLALPSLTTVGEGAFLADDTLTAPYELGGGWMRIGRAEIGRRAFLGNSGMTAPGRSVPDGGLVGVLSATPKKAKKGSSYLGLPPVKLPRSTQDGDQSRTYDPPARLLWARALVELCRIVPVFCSAALAVLTGAALSALGVWAPLLAGIVFLGVGALACLTSIAAKWLLVGRHRAGEHPLWSGFVWRNELADTFVEVVAVPWLAGSVPGTPLMTAWLRGLGAHIGKGTWIESYWLPETDLVTLEDATTVNRGCVLQTHLFHDRILRTDTVVLREGATLGPGGIVLPGSTVGARSTLGPASLVMAAESVPDDTRWLGNPIEAWRS